The following proteins are co-located in the Argopecten irradians isolate NY chromosome 9, Ai_NY, whole genome shotgun sequence genome:
- the LOC138330994 gene encoding uncharacterized protein yields the protein MYVPRLLVVWMILLTSLSCTPISANQDVTISQTGNGTPSPCCTDGEMTVHLSEDEPAYLPSIPGVKVVHFGKASPRPLSPCNRGLIVKATFEKGSCGGCHSPPECGRKMLQVDLDLDQKKGEYIFNIGDSISNNGWGGDSSHQQNDAEVQAWNNYIRLFKSDKCLGSQNYAHAFSGQLTDSVRHVTLLVSNELVRILTDQGMDEQVCHDCLFALNGQPDSQSGGINQDIYVSLNRVVQWYSWRNGYGVCSVTFRWVCPETFTL from the exons ATGTATGTTCCTAGGCTGTTGGTGGTATGGATGATACTTCTGACGTCACTCAGCTGCACTCCAATTTCTGCCAATCAAGATG TTACCATTTCACAAACAGGGAATGGTACCCCAAGTCCGTGTTGTACTGACGGAGAAATGACAGTCCACCTGAGTGAGGACGAGCCGGCCTATCTCCCATCTATCCCGGGGGTGAAGGTTGTACATTTCGGTAAAGCCTCGCCCAGACCCTTGTCGCCATGTAACCGCGGCCTTATCGTCAAGGCGACGTTCGAAAAAGGCTCGTGCGGTGGATGTCACAGCCCTCCCGAATGTGGACGGAAAATGTTACAAGTGGATTTGGACTTAGATCAGAAGAAAGGcgaatatatttttaacattggAGATAGTATTTCCAACAACGGATGGG GTGGTGATTCGAGCCATCAGCAGAATGACGCAGAAGTTCAGGCCTGGAACAACTACATACGACTTTTCAAGAGCGACAAGTGTTTAGGAAGTCAAAATTACGCCCATGCATTTTCGGGTCAGCTGACCGATTCTGTCCGCCACGTGACCTTACTTGTGAGTAACGAGCTTGTCCGAATCCTCACCGACCAAGGTATGGACGAACAGGTCTGTCACGACTGTCTTTTTGCCCTCAATGGTCAACCGGATAGCCAATCAGGAGGCATCAATCAGGATATCTATGTGTCACTAAACAGGGTGGTGCAGTGGTACTCGTGGAGAAATGGCTATGGTGTGTGTAGTGTCACATTCCGCTGGGTCTGTCCGGAAACATTTACACTTTGA